The DNA window CCCTGCCGTCGGCCGTCGCGGTGGCGAGTGCCTTCGCGGCGGCCTGGACGGCGGCGTCCTCCTCGGTGTCCGGGCGGTTGCCGTACCCGTCCTCGAAGTCGATCCTCAGGTCCTCGACGGGCTCGCGCTCCAGCTTGGCCCGGACCCGGTCGTACACCTCCACCGCCGTCCGGGGCGGCAGCCCGAGCGCGTCGGCCAGCTCGTGGGCGGTCCGGCCGTGCCCGGCCAGCACCGCCCGGGCCTCCCGGCCCCAGCTGGGCACCGTGTCCTCGGTGTAGCGATCGGCCGGGACATAGACGGTGTGCACCGGCTGCCGGCCCGATGGCTCGCCCGGGTACGCGGTGCTCAGCTGCCCGTCGGCTGCGGCCAGCCGGAGGTCGAGTTCGGCGGCGAGGCCGGTGACCCGGTCGGCGGTGGTCATGCGCCGGACTCGATGACGGCGTCATACGCGGGCAGGGTCAGGAAGTCGCGGTAGGAGTCGGCCAGCGCCACCTCGGAGAAGATCCGCCGGGCGTCCTCGAAGCGGCCGGAGCGGAAGGCGTCGGGGCCGACCGACTCCAGGGTCGCCGCCAGTTCCTCGGTGACGATCCGCTGCACCAGCTCGGTGGTGACCTGCTCACCGGTGCCGAGCCTGACCCGGTTGTGCACCCACTGCCAGATCTGGGAGCGGGAGATCTCCGCCGTGGCGGCGTCCTCCATCAGGTTGTCGATGGCGACCGCGCCCGTGCCGCGCAGCCACGCCTCCAGGTAGTGCAGCCCGACGTGCACATTGCTGCGCAGCCCGGCCTCGGTGACCTCGCCGGGGGTGGACCTGAGGTCGAGCAGCCGCTCGGCGGTGACGTCCATGCGGTCGCCGGGCCGGTCGAGCTGGTTCGGCCGCTCGCCGAGCGCCCGGTCGAAGACCTCCTGGCAGAGCGGCACCAGGTCCGGGTGGGCGACCCAGGAGCCGTCGAAGCCGTCGCCGGCCTCGCGCTCCTTGTCCTCGCGCACCTTGGCGAACGCGCGCTCATTGATCTCCGGGTTCCTGCGGCTCGGGATGAACGCCGCCATCCCGCCCATCGCGAACGCGCCGCGCCGGTGGCAGGTCTGCACCAGCAGCCGGGTGTATGCGCGCATGAACGGGGCGGTCATCGTCACCGCGTTGCGGTCCGGCAGCACAAAGTCGGGACCGGAGTCGCGGAAGAACTTGATCACGCTGAACAGGTAGTCCCAGCGGCCGGCGTTCAGCCCGGAGGCGTGCTCGCGCAGCTCGTAGAGGATCTCGTCCATCTCGAAGGCCGCCGGGATGGTCTCGATCAGCACGGTGGCGCGGACGCTGCCGTGCGGGATGCCCAGCCGCTCCTGGGCGAGGGTGAAGAGGTCGTTCCAGAGCCGCGACTCCCGATGGCTCTCCATCTTGGGCAGGTAGAAGTAGGGGCCGCTCCCCCGGGCCAGCAGCTCGGCGGCGTTGTGGAAGAAGTAGAGCCCGAAGTCCACCAGCGCGCCCACCGCAGGCACGCCGTCCACCAGCAGATGCCGCTCGTCGAGGTGCCAGCCGCGCGGCCGCATGACGATCGTCGCCAGGCGCCGGTCGGTCGCCAGGGTGTGCTCCTTGCCCTCCTCGGAGGTGAACGCGATGGTGCGGCGGACCGCGTCGTACAGGTTCACCTGCCCGCCGACCACGTTCCGCCAGTGCGGTGTGTTCGCGTCCTCCAGGTCGGCGAGCCAGACCCGGGCTCGGGAGTTCAGCGCATTGATCGTCATCTTCCGCTCGGTGGGCCCGGTGATCTCGACCCGGCGGTCCAGCAGGTCCTCCGGTGCGGGCGCCACGGTCCAGTCCGACTCGCGTACGCCGCGTGTCTCGGCCAGGAAGTCCAACCGCCCGGTGCGCGCCACCTCGGCGCGGCGCCGGGCCCGCGCTTCCAGCAGTTCACCGCGCCGGGCGGCGAACTCGCGGTGCAGCCCGGCCAGAAACGCCAGCGCCTCCGGCGTCAGGATCTCCTCGCCGCGCTCGACCGGACCGCCGAGCACCTCCACGTGCGCCATCTGTCGTCTCCTCTCACCGGTCGTTCACGCATCGCAGGGGGCGGGTGTCACCATCGCTGTTCACTTTCGGCTTCTGCTGAGTGGATAGTAGATTCCGAGATGCGAAAGTCAATCACCTTGGGCGCGGCTTCGGAGAAAGTATGCTTTCGCCATGCGGAACGCCCATACGACCGAGCAACCGTCACCTGCGCGATCGGGCGGAGGGGTCCAGTCGATCGAGCGCGCCTTCGACCTGCTCGAAGCGCTCGCCGACAGCGGCGGCTCCGTCGGCCTCTCCGGGTTGGCCCAGCGGTCCGGGCTGCCGCTGCCCACCATCCACCGGCTGATCCGGACCCTGGTGGACCTCGGCTATGTACGCCAGGAGCAGTCCCGGCAGTACGTCCTCGGCCCACGGCTGATCCGGCTCGGCGAGAGCGCCGGCCGACTGCTCTCCACCTGGGCGATGCCGCACCTGGCCGGGCTGGTCGAGCAGCTCGGCGAGACCGCCAACCTGGCGATGCTCGACGGCGACCAGGTCGTCTATGTCGCGCAGGTGCCCGGGCGCCATGCGATGCGGATGTTCACCGAGGTCGGCCGCCGGGTGTCGCCGCACTGCACCGCCGTCGGCAAGGCGCTGCTCGCCGACGCCCCTGAGGCCGAGGTCCTGGCACTGCTGAAGCGCACCGGCATGGCGCAGCACACCGAGCACACCATCACCGACCCGCAGACCTTCCTCGGGCAGCTCGGCCGGGTCCGCGAGCACGGCTACGCCCTTGACGACGGCGAGCATGAGATCGGCGTCCGCTGCGTCGCCGCGAGGGTCCCGGATGCGCCGTCCACGATCGCGTTCTCGATCTCCGGGCCCGCGCCCCGGATGACCCAGGAGCTGATCGACCGCGCCGTCCCGCTGCTGTCCGGCGCCGCCGAAGCCCTCTCCGCCGCGCTCCGTGCGGACCAGCCCGACCAGTCCGGGGCCACCGGCCGCTGAAGGAGGTACCGCCGCCTCGGGGCGCCTCACAGATACAGGGTGGAGCCCTTGGGGCGTGCGTTCTCGGGCAGTTCGGCGGGGGTGCCGAGGGCGACCGGGATCAGGCTCCGCTCGCCGTGGTCGGCGAGGTCGGCGGGGTCGAACCAGACGACCGCCGGATCGCCCGCGCGTGGCAGCCGGGTCGGGTCGAAGCGCCCTTCCCTGGTGACCCAGCGGTCGGTGCCGAGGTGGTCGGTGAACTTCACGGTGAACCGGATGAGCGGCGCGTTGTCGATCTCCACGCCGGTGGAGCCCACCTCCGTGACCTCGGCGGACACCCGCCGCCCGGTGGTGGTGACCGCCTCCGTCCGGGCCGCGCGCTCCAGGTGCCTGCGGTGGTCCCGTACGGCGCCGACCGCCCGGACCGCCACCAGCAGCGCGATCAGCGCGGGCAGCCAGTACGGCGACGTCCAGGCGATCCAGGGGCCGACGCCCCAGGAGTCGCCGGGGCGTCCCGCCGCATCCGCGAGGAATCCGGGGTGCGGTGGGGTCACCCAGGAGGCGGTGGCGCCGAGCCGGATGCCGATGGCGATGCCGGACCAGGCGACGATGGACGGGACGCCCAGCGCCGACCCGAGGCCCAGCCGCCGCCGCACGGTCGTCCCCAGGTAGGAGCCCGCGAACCAGCCGCCGAAGACGCCCACGAAGAGCGCCCACAGCAGCGTCGGCGTGGAGTTGGCCGGGTACGCCTCGCCCCAGGGCACCGGTCTCGTCGGGGTGCCGGGGAACCCCCGCCGTCGGACCCGGGCGACGGCCCCTGCGGCTCTGCCGGTCAGCGGGCCGTCTGGGGGTGCGGCTGCTTGGCGTTCAGGGTGCTGTACAGGGTGTCGGTGGCCAGGTGGCGGGCGACATTGGTGGCGCGGCAGTGGCGGAGGCTGTCGAGCATCAGGAAGTCGTGGACCACGCCGAGCACCCGGACGGCGGTGACGTTCACCCCGGCCTCGCGTAGCTTGGCGGCGTATGCCTCGCCCTCGTCGCGGAGCACATCGGCCTCGTCGGTGATGACCAGGGTGGTGGGCAGACCGCGCAGCTGGTCCACCGACGCCCGGAGGGGTGAGGCATAGACCTCCCGGCGCTGTCCCTGGTCGGTCGTGTACTGGTCCCAGAACCACTGCATGCCGTCGCGGGTGAGGTAGTAGCCCTCGGCGAACTGCTGGTAGGAGGGG is part of the Peterkaempfera bronchialis genome and encodes:
- the aceB gene encoding malate synthase A — its product is MAHVEVLGGPVERGEEILTPEALAFLAGLHREFAARRGELLEARARRRAEVARTGRLDFLAETRGVRESDWTVAPAPEDLLDRRVEITGPTERKMTINALNSRARVWLADLEDANTPHWRNVVGGQVNLYDAVRRTIAFTSEEGKEHTLATDRRLATIVMRPRGWHLDERHLLVDGVPAVGALVDFGLYFFHNAAELLARGSGPYFYLPKMESHRESRLWNDLFTLAQERLGIPHGSVRATVLIETIPAAFEMDEILYELREHASGLNAGRWDYLFSVIKFFRDSGPDFVLPDRNAVTMTAPFMRAYTRLLVQTCHRRGAFAMGGMAAFIPSRRNPEINERAFAKVREDKEREAGDGFDGSWVAHPDLVPLCQEVFDRALGERPNQLDRPGDRMDVTAERLLDLRSTPGEVTEAGLRSNVHVGLHYLEAWLRGTGAVAIDNLMEDAATAEISRSQIWQWVHNRVRLGTGEQVTTELVQRIVTEELAATLESVGPDAFRSGRFEDARRIFSEVALADSYRDFLTLPAYDAVIESGA
- a CDS encoding IclR family transcriptional regulator — encoded protein: MRNAHTTEQPSPARSGGGVQSIERAFDLLEALADSGGSVGLSGLAQRSGLPLPTIHRLIRTLVDLGYVRQEQSRQYVLGPRLIRLGESAGRLLSTWAMPHLAGLVEQLGETANLAMLDGDQVVYVAQVPGRHAMRMFTEVGRRVSPHCTAVGKALLADAPEAEVLALLKRTGMAQHTEHTITDPQTFLGQLGRVREHGYALDDGEHEIGVRCVAARVPDAPSTIAFSISGPAPRMTQELIDRAVPLLSGAAEALSAALRADQPDQSGATGR
- a CDS encoding DUF3592 domain-containing protein encodes the protein MPWGEAYPANSTPTLLWALFVGVFGGWFAGSYLGTTVRRRLGLGSALGVPSIVAWSGIAIGIRLGATASWVTPPHPGFLADAAGRPGDSWGVGPWIAWTSPYWLPALIALLVAVRAVGAVRDHRRHLERAARTEAVTTTGRRVSAEVTEVGSTGVEIDNAPLIRFTVKFTDHLGTDRWVTREGRFDPTRLPRAGDPAVVWFDPADLADHGERSLIPVALGTPAELPENARPKGSTLYL